CAGCACTTATTTGCATTGCCATTTATTGTGGTCCCACTACCTGTAGGGTTTTCATGCCTCAGCATTGACTGCCAGTCAGTCGCTAAACCACACGATGTGCAAACCACAGTGTCTAAAGTCAAAAAAGCTTATTGATAATGGACTTTGTTAACAAGTGCCCCCAGGGCACTTGTCAAACACCCAATTCAGCAAAATTAGTTATTTTCAATGCATTGTACTTCTTGCATCATGCGTAATTAGGTCATTGGAGATTAAAAAGTTTCCATGTTAAGTATGGTTGATACATGTCCCGGGAGACCCTTCATACAAAAGGAGGCATAGGAAGATCACATGGTATGATGATCTATGACATAACCCACCTAAAACACTATCAAAAGTATCATACCAGAATAAAATACAAGTATGAGCTTTTGGTTACTTACTCACCGAAGCAAGTTCAAGAGTGGAGCAATGAATGTTGTTCCCGTGCTTCACAACCTGATTTGATAAAATCAAGAAGAGAAAGATTTCACATAACATTGAACAACATGTTAACAAGAAAAGATAATAAGATAAACATAACCTGTATGAACTTGCTAGGAAGCTTTCCTTGAATATCCTTCTGTGGAATACTGAAGTAAAAGCCTTGTCTATTGTTGAAAGGAAGTTTTAAATTTGGCAGCTTAAATTCTTCACGATACTGGGTTGCTAGGTTATGTATTGCTGTCAACGGTGGACTCCCTTTTCAGATATGTAGGGCACATACAAAAAGAAATCAACAGAGAGGAATGTAGCTAGAAAACAGAGAACCTTCACTTGTGTCACAAAATGATCTTCGTGCAATATCCAACAGGCCATCTATTCCAGTCTTGACAGCAAAGCACTGCTGTGTGCGGGCAACAAAAGGGACCCTTGCATGAAGCACATCTTCATCTATCACCTCACCTATCCTGAAAAGGATGAAGCTTCAATCGTAAAAATGTGAAGCCAGAGTGATATGAGAACATCAGATCACTTCCCCCATTCTGAAAATGATCAAGCTTCTTAATTAAATATGTGAAAGACAGTGATACAAGAAGTCCACAGAGGTAAATGTGCATAATCAAGACAAAAACAAAGCACAGTTAATCAGTATCCTATGTATCTAACTAATATGAATTTCTTCTTGAGAATGGGAGAGCTACAGATAAACTGGCCTAAGCAGTCCTTGTCTCTACTTACATATCTGCAGGCATTGCCAGAAATATATGATCAGCAGATGACGATTACCTCTTTCTAATTGCAGCATAATTCTGGTTCTCACATACAGATTTGTGAATGTTCACCAGGAGAGAACTATTGGCTTCTTTTAGAACCTGGATTCATGCAATTACAAAAGATAATTGTTTGAGTTCagtgaaaaatggaaaagtacTTGGTAACAAAATCATATTACCGTGGAGAGTAAAGGCAAAGCATCCAAAGCAGTTTTAAGCAAAATAATGCTTGATATCAACAGTTGGCTTTTTCTAGCATGATCAAAGCCCAGACTTCCGCTTGTAACCTTCTTCAGCTTGAAACAAAAGTGACATAGTATCCTATCTGATTGAAGACAGCAGATGACCCACATGTAAGtgaacccaaaaaagaaagaaatgttaTCTGCAAGACCCTAGTTCTATCTTTGATCTTTCTAGTTCAATTTGTGGCTAATAATTTTGCACTTACCAGTCTCTTTTGGGAACTTACGCAGGACCTGAGAGAGTCCGAAAAACAGCTGCTCATTGCTCATCAGTTCATCCTGCAGAGATCACGAGACAACGCACATTATGCAGATAGTAATATGATTTGAATTTCACTAAGACATTCTGGAGAACGAAAGTAAAAAGTGCAGAATAAAACATTCAGAAGGAGATCATCTTAAGAGAAATGAATGCAGATTAATATTTGAAACAATGCAGAATAAAACAGTCAGAAGGAGATCATCTTAAGAGAAATGTGTCCAGATTAGTAATTGAAGAGGCCGGTTTGTCCAATTATCCAGCTTGCAAACAGTGCCAGATTGatcttaaaaaattaaagactgACCAAGCAATCGAGACGAGCATTAATAGTTTCAATATCTTTCAATGGCTGCAGCAGGTTGGCCCGGAGAAGTCTAGTCCTGGATAGAAGTACATTGCAAAGTTACGGTAGTGAAAAGTCCGAGCTATTCTGGAACCAGCTTTACAAAAGAAATGCATCAGTGACATCCATGTTCAAAATGCCCACATTCCAGCGCGTTTTCAATAATATACTTTCCAATTTCACACCATTACCCAAACTTCGCAATTACACCACCTCCTCACTCCCACAGTGAAGATGAAGCCTCAGAATGCACCCAAGTTTTCAGATTTTTGTGATTGCTAAGAGCAATATCTGCAGCATCAGATATGGTCATACACATACCCTCCAATAGTCTTTGTCGTCTTTAGCGTATGAAACAAGCTTCTCTTTTTGTTGGTTGTGCCCAAGAGGGAAGAATGGAATGGATcgataatttccaaattttggACACTGCCATCACATAAAAACAGCAGAActtattcaaagaaatgaaatgtgACCATGCAAAAGTCATTTGATTCCTGTATTAGTTGGAAAAAGTATGAAATATAGCTTTTTCATCAAAATGCTTATTTTGAGATGAGACTCTTCCTAAATAAAGAAATCGGAGATAGACTAAATACGAACTCATCATTGGAGAAATAATACCTAGTAGCGTCAATATTCATGTGATCAAAGGATCCATTAAAAGTTACCTGGAAAAGTCAAGTTTCTCGTGTAAATTTGGGAATTTGCATGTCAAAAGAGGCTGGCTGAGCAGTATGTGCTCATAAATGTACATTCGTGGTCAAAGGACTGATACTGTCTGCACTCGACTGTTTGAATTAGTAATTTGACTTAAGAATCAGACTAAGAAAAGCAGTTGAACTATAGAAGCATAGTTCTCAAAACAACTGGGGATGAGGGATGACTGCTCTAGATAGATTATAAATTGATAGCTATTAGCAATGTGGCCTTGAGAGATAAACTGACATCTTAGGGGTTAATGAGTTACAGTCAGAATGGTGTCTAGTCATTATGGCAAACTCTATATAGAACTTTCCATGTAACGAGAAGAGATACCGGCAGAGAGTGGTTGGTTACTATCACGCCTTTCTCTGCTTCGGTCCTGCTCAATACAATGAATAAGTGACTTGTTCGAACGCAGTTATCAAGAAATTACCTGGTAGAAATCTTTACACACTGAAGTCCTAGGATAACATAGTCAAACACCCGATTATATTCAGATTAAGCAATTAAAAGGAGGCTATACTGACATGACTGTTCTAACTTTTAAAGAATTCAATGAGATGAATAATTGATCTTTTGGATCAAATTGCCTTGCTTTTTGAGGTTGAAACTGTTTTATTTCGGTTCTAAAATAAGTTAAATGCATTTAGCATCTAGATCTATGCTTcagataaaaaatgaaaataatggtAAAACATACCAAGTCTTACTAACCAAATATTGAAGGAAATATCCGCGGATCACCATCTCACTGGATCTTATCATGACAAAGCTGTCAGCTAGAAAGAGCATCAATCTTTGAAGGTATAAACTGAAATCAGATGCCATATAAAGTTCTCCTACAAATCCATGACAGTTGAACACATTATTCTGTCCAACTAAAAACCTATCAGTGACAACTTAGTTATGTCTTCTGTTGCCTCGATTAGAGAAAAGATCTTTCAAAGGATGGTACATCTGATTATGGTCAAGGGATCATCAAGGTTTCACCTTTCATGTAAAGTGAGAAAGATCTGTTCGTAGATCTACTGCAACAAAGACACAACAGATTCTTGGACAAGCATACAGGTAATGCACTCGATTTAGGAATACCATTTGATAGTAGCTGCTGCAGCAGCCAGGCAGAGATAATATTGCTTATAGTATGAATCCAGACCAAGTGCCGATGGCTCCTTTGCTGCTAAGTTTTTAACCAGCATAGCTCCCTGGAACATCGAAGTGTAAGGGAAATAATCCCACAAAAAATTGTACGGCGGTAGTGCCACATTCTGTTATTGTATCGCTTTAGAAGACAGGCCATCGATAATCACCTTAGTGTCGTCAAAGCATCCACGGGCCATCACAACCTGCAAAAGCCAACACAATATATCTTCTCAAAAAGTGGAGTCAAAAGTAAATACAGTGGCAAAGCCATCACATCTGCCACTTTACCTTCCTGACCAAAGGATAAAACCTATCCACAAGTTCGGACACTCCGACCATGCTGTCAGGTGCAAGCTTATTTGGCGAAACAATAATCACCACAGGGTCGTAAAATTGCATCAAAGTCTTTGTGTTCTGATACGAACTACTAGTCTCGATATACTGTGAAAGATGCAACGCAGCAGATCTTAGATCGAAAGCAGCAACTCCAAcctgtgcagagagagagagagagcgcttacTATCAGAAACAATGGCAAGTTCACACCAACAGCCAATAGCAAGTGAACAGGATAATATGACCACCCAAGGCCAATTTAAGCCCCAAGCCAACTATTCTCAAATAAGCTGGTATATTAACACTTGATGCAGTTACACAAAATTGGAGAGGCAACACACCATGGACGGATTTCGATGCTAACTACCTAACTAGAACTTTGCATCACAATCATCTGAGGTCTTTAATGCAGTCGAATCCATGAAGCACAATGCCTACACAGAAGTTATCGACAAAGATTGTTAAAGCCGCATGCCACCGGCTAAGTATGGTATTGGAAGGATCGTGAATTCCATTTCCGGAATAAATGCGGGCTGCTCGCTAGGCTGGAAGGGATCCAACGTAAATGATTGTTTAGTTTCGTTTCTCTAACTTTCTTCTTGAGCTAGAAGATGAGTTGACGCAGATGGAGGAGACTTTTTGCTTTCAAAATGGGTCGGTTTGGAATCACAAAGCTGACCAGCTCACAAGCGGTACTCCAACCTTTTTCTGCATAACACAGAAATAGAACAATTGCGACAGCTTTCTGTCATCGCTACTGCAGGGTCAAATCTCACACGCTTTACGTTCTATTTCTGATCATTACCGAGAGAGACGGGGAGCATATCTAAGAAATAGCTTCAAAATCTCCAACCTAACGCCCATCGTTCCCACGATCGCTCGACAGTAGCGATGCATTTTCCAGCAAGCCGCGAGTGGACCAGGCCGACGCGTCCGTACGACGCAGCCATGGCCGTGATTCGTCGATCCCGCATTGGACTCACGTAAGGAAGCAAGAGTTGCGTGAATCCGAGTGGAAGAAAGTGAAACTGACCTCCTTAGCTCTGTTCTCTATGAGGCCGATCACCATGCTCGATCTCTCTTCGTCCTCCATGGTTTCGCGATCGAAAGCGATGGAAGCAGCTTCGCTTGCGAAAAAGTGCAAAATGCGCGCCAACTCGTGCTTCGTGTCTTGCTTAGCAAGATTACTTTTTAacagtttattttattttccttttcattttccgtAATTTATTTAGATTTTATCAGATAACGCTTCAGTAAGCGGCAGCGGCGCCGACGTACTAATTCGAGTCAGATGTTTACCCGCGCATTGCACTACGTGAATTATCAAACAAAGTATAGttaaaatggaggaagaaacgTTTTaacataaactttttattatttttaacggattattagttgtaaaaagtacaattaatttttcaaattatcaaAGTACAAAATAGTTCATTATTATACAAATGACAATTCACGGTGTTACGTATCATAACAGTAATATTATATTTGAGATAACATATAgaggagaaaattatccaaaaagtcttataCTTATTAtacttgtgttaatttagtcccgAATCAGGGCTGATTTTATGTTTTGACTTTGGAAACTCTTGTTTTCCACATTCGAGCTAGTAATGAATGAAGTTTattttgacaaacaaaaaaaattcagtactaaacatttcaattgtgttaatttagtcttaaatcttataatgatttgctaatttagttctaaacattttaattacgtcaatttagttctaaaattttgaaaatttaccaatttagtcataaatcctTTAAAGTTTTGCATTTTAGTCCCGAACCTATTTCAGAACAATCGATCGTaacgactaaattggcaattagttaaaaagtttataattagtttggtaaatcattaaaatgaccgtaactaaattgacataattgaaaggtttaagacttaacaaattgtcaaaaaaacttatgactaaattatcacaattgaaagatttatgactgaattagcagaaatacaataaatttaagactttttagataatttccccCATATGGAGAGATGATAATTTATTCTAAAAATTAATACAGTAAAAATATGTTTATacgttaaaaaaaatacttcctaAATACAAAATGGGTTATGATatagtagaaaaatgaagagagaggatATAGATCGGTGGCGTATACAATTTGCTGTTTTGAAAAAGCATAAAAATCTTTTCATGAAACGAGGAGAGGTCAATTTTCATAATCTCCAGTTTTAGGTGGCACACTTGAAGAAGATTTTGTTATAATGTATTTATATGGAGACCGTTAACACGAGTAACATGATTTATGCTAATGTAATCTCCGGATGACCATTATATAAATAGGAATGAACAGATAAGTAATTGGTAAATAATCAACTAGATATTAAACTGATAATTTTATACGAACCGGTTTGATTCCGATTTCCAACATTTTGGGTTGGCAATCGATTTAGACCGGAGTCGATTCAGATTGAAGTTCGGTTCGGGTTTTAGAAATGTACTTGATTTAATCCGGAGCCGGCGGGGCCGACCCGAATGATTTGTAAAACTCTCGCTATCGCGACCGCCCTGTTTCGCCctacgaagaagaagaagaagtgaattTAGCAGAGAACAAACTCCCAAGTTACGCAGTGAATCTCCGGCGACAATGCAATTCGGGACCTCGCACAAGCTTCCACTCTTCCCTCACCTGAAGCCATCGCGTTACCTGCATCAGAACCGCCGATTCTTCGCTTCCTTCTTCGCCAAGAAGCTGAACGACTCGGCTCAATCCCGTGCGTATTCCAATGGCGGCACCGCCGACTCCGAAGGTCAGTCCGAGAAGCTTCGCTTTGCACGTTTTATGCGCCGAGCTAATATTCGCGAGCATTGCGACTCATTTTGCTGCTATTTGTTGTTGCCGTCGTTGTTGTTCGGGATGGTGgtggtcgtcgtcgtcgtcgatgCGCTGGGTTGCAGGGAGTTCTTATCTAGTGCCTGGTGCTACGGTTGCTACTCTTCTCATGCTCGGTGCTCTCCATGCTCGTCGTCTCTACGACGATAAGAAGGTTTGTGCTCTTAATTTAGTGCCGTGTGCTTAGATGGAGCTTCTTTCTCGTTGCTATCGTTCTTCAATCCCCTTGAAAGGGGAAGAAGTCGAACTTTATTAGCTTAATAGTAGGTTAGGACAATTTTGAGAAACTTGCACTCTTTTGTCGTGGTTGCTGCATAAAATTTAGTTTTAAGGAAATAGTTTACTTCTACATGGCTTAAGGTGCTTGTGAAAAGGTCTCTTGGTTTGTTGTGCTCTCTATTGCCTGATGGATTTTGATTAGGTCCGAATTTTGTGTATTCAGATATATTTGAAAAGCCTTTTTTTGGTTGTCATAAACATGCCAAGTTTTCTTTTGTGATGGTGTCTTTTTTATAGGTTGAAGAGGCAAGAGAAAAGGGAATTGAATATGAATTCCAGCCAGATGTGAAGGTATGTATTATGTAGTCACGAACCACCTGTTATGCTTTCACTTCTTTGGCGGCGCGTGTCACTTGTTTGTTAAGGTGGTGTACATTGcattttaagttttttcaatCTTCTCTGACCCAGTCTGTTTTTAGGCCACATTTCTCAGGTTACTACCTCTCAGACCCATTTCAagattttggggttttctcGCAAGTGTGGTAAGGAATTCAAGTATATACTTTGCTTTTATTTCCTAGAATATCTCTATGTTCATGGCGGTTGGGACACTTGGCTAGTGTCATTTGGATTGGGTTTGGCCTGATAAGGCTCTCTGAAGAGGCTTAAATCCGTTTCAGTTTTTACTGCAAACAACGAGAATGACTTTgagccattttttattttaattacgTGAGAAGGTGAAAGAACAGTTCTGTATAAGATTTAATTTCATACATCACCATATCCTACTCTTCAGGCCAAAAGCATAGATGTTGCCTTTCTGTTCCCCTTTCCCCTCTGGTACTTTTGACTACTCGGAATGTATTCATATCAGTCTGTCTTCTCTATTTGCCATTCTCCACAGTCGACTGTTCTTCCAAATTTCCACTTAGACATCTTTTTCATCCGAGGATTGACGGAAGAAAATTTTCTCAGGAAGTTCCTGTATGGATGCGGCCTTCTCTCTGTAGAGCGTGGGCACGGGCATTCCATTC
This sequence is a window from Rhodamnia argentea isolate NSW1041297 chromosome 3, ASM2092103v1, whole genome shotgun sequence. Protein-coding genes within it:
- the LOC115727290 gene encoding DNA mismatch repair protein MSH4 isoform X1 — encoded protein: MEDEERSSMVIGLIENRAKEVGVAAFDLRSAALHLSQYIETSSSYQNTKTLMQFYDPVVIIVSPNKLAPDSMVGVSELVDRFYPLVRKVVMARGCFDDTKGAMLVKNLAAKEPSALGLDSYYKQYYLCLAAAAATIKWTEAEKGVIVTNHSLPVTFNGSFDHMNIDATSVQNLEIIDPFHSSLLGTTNKKRSLFHTLKTTKTIGGTRLLRANLLQPLKDIETINARLDCLDELMSNEQLFFGLSQVLRKFPKETDRILCHFCFKLKKVTSGSLGFDHARKSQLLISSIILLKTALDALPLLSTVLKEANSSLLVNIHKSVCENQNYAAIRKRIGEVIDEDVLHARVPFVARTQQCFAVKTGIDGLLDIARRSFCDTSEAIHNLATQYREEFKLPNLKLPFNNRQGFYFSIPQKDIQGKLPSKFIQVVKHGNNIHCSTLELASLNVRNKSAAAECFIRTEICLEALLDAIRENASVLTLLAEVLCLLDMIVNSFAHGISTKPVDQYSRPQFTENGPLAVDAGRHPILESIHNDFVSNSIFLSEASNMVIVTGPNMSGKSTYLQQVCLIIILAQIGCYVPARFSTIKVVDRIFTRMGSMDNLESNSSTFMTEMKETSFIMQNLSPRSLIIMDELGRATSSSDGLAIAWSCCEFLLSVKAYTIFATHMENLSELATIYPNVKVLHFHVDINSNRLDFKFQLKDGPRHVPHYGLLLAEVAGLPRSVIDTARGITTRTTQKELKRMEVNYEQYNALQVVYRVAQRLLCLKYSSLDEDSIRQALQNIKESYIQGRV
- the LOC115727290 gene encoding DNA mismatch repair protein MSH4 isoform X2 yields the protein MEDEERSSMVIGLIENRAKEVGVAAFDLRSAALHLSQYIETSSSYQNTKTLMQFYDPVVIIVSPNKLAPDSMVGVSELVDRFYPLVRKVVMARGCFDDTKGAMLVKNLAAKEPSALGLDSYYKQYYLCLAAAAATIKWTEAEKGVIVTNHSLPVTFNGSFDHMNIDATSVQNLEIIDPFHSSLLGTTNKKRSLFHTLKTTKTIGGTRLLRANLLQPLKDIETINARLDCLDELMSNEQLFFGLSQVLRKFPKETDRILCHFCFKLKKVTSGSLGFDHARKSQLLISSIILLKTALDALPLLSTVLKEANSSLLVNIHKSVCENQNYAAIRKRIGEVIDEDVLHARVPFVARTQQCFAVKTGIDGLLDIARRSFCDTSEAIHNLATQYREEFKLPNLKLPFNNRQGFYFSIPQKDIQGKLPSKFIQVVKHGNNIHCSTLELASLNVRNKSAAAECFIRTEICLEALLDAIRENASVLTLLAEVLCLLDMIVNSFAHGISTKPVDQYSRPQFTDAGRHPILESIHNDFVSNSIFLSEASNMVIVTGPNMSGKSTYLQQVCLIIILAQIGCYVPARFSTIKVVDRIFTRMGSMDNLESNSSTFMTEMKETSFIMQNLSPRSLIIMDELGRATSSSDGLAIAWSCCEFLLSVKAYTIFATHMENLSELATIYPNVKVLHFHVDINSNRLDFKFQLKDGPRHVPHYGLLLAEVAGLPRSVIDTARGITTRTTQKELKRMEVNYEQYNALQVVYRVAQRLLCLKYSSLDEDSIRQALQNIKESYIQGRV
- the LOC115727290 gene encoding DNA mismatch repair protein MSH4 isoform X4 yields the protein MEDEERSSMVIGLIENRAKEVGVAAFDLRSAALHLSQYIETSSSYQNTKTLMQFYDPVVIIVSPNKLAPDSMVGVSELVDRFYPLVRKVVMARGCFDDTKGAMLVKNLAAKEPSALGLDSYYKQYYLCLAAAAATIKWTEAEKGVIVTNHSLPVTFNGSFDHMNIDATRTRLLRANLLQPLKDIETINARLDCLDELMSNEQLFFGLSQVLRKFPKETDRILCHFCFKLKKVTSGSLGFDHARKSQLLISSIILLKTALDALPLLSTVLKEANSSLLVNIHKSVCENQNYAAIRKRIGEVIDEDVLHARVPFVARTQQCFAVKTGIDGLLDIARRSFCDTSEAIHNLATQYREEFKLPNLKLPFNNRQGFYFSIPQKDIQGKLPSKFIQVVKHGNNIHCSTLELASLNVRNKSAAAECFIRTEICLEALLDAIRENASVLTLLAEVLCLLDMIVNSFAHGISTKPVDQYSRPQFTENGPLAVDAGRHPILESIHNDFVSNSIFLSEASNMVIVTGPNMSGKSTYLQQVCLIIILAQIGCYVPARFSTIKVVDRIFTRMGSMDNLESNSSTFMTEMKETSFIMQNLSPRSLIIMDELGRATSSSDGLAIAWSCCEFLLSVKAYTIFATHMENLSELATIYPNVKVLHFHVDINSNRLDFKFQLKDGPRHVPHYGLLLAEVAGLPRSVIDTARGITTRTTQKELKRMEVNYEQYNALQVVYRVAQRLLCLKYSSLDEDSIRQALQNIKESYIQGRV
- the LOC115727290 gene encoding DNA mismatch repair protein MSH4 isoform X3; translated protein: MEDEERSSMVIGLIENRAKEVGVAAFDLRSAALHLSQYIETSSSYQNTKTLMQFYDPVVIIVSPNKLAPDSMVGVSELVDRFYPLVRKVVMARGCFDDTKGAMLVKNLAAKEPSALGLDSYYKQYYLCLAAAAATIKWTEAEKGVIVTNHSLPVTFNGSFDHMNIDATSVQNLEIIDPFHSSLLGTTNKKRSLFHTLKTTKTIGGTRLLRANLLQPLKDIETINARLDCLDELMSNEQLFFGLSQVLRKFPKETDRILCHFCFKLKKVTSGSLGFDHARKSQLLISSIILLKTALDALPLLSTVLKEANSSLLVNIHKSVCENQNYAAIRKRIGEVIDEDVLHARVPFVARTQQCFAVKTGIDGLLDIARRSFCDTSEAIHNLATQYREEFKLPNLKLPFNNRQGFYFSIPQKDIQGKLPSKFIQVVKHGNNIHCSTLELASLNVRNKSAAAECFIRTEICLEALLDAIRENASVLTLLAEVLCLLDMIVNSFAHGISTKPVDQYSRPQFTENGPLAVDAGRHPILESIHNDFVSNSIFLSEASNMVIVTGPNMSGKSTYLQQVCLIIILAQIGCYVPARFSTIKVVDRIFTRMGSMDNLESNSSTNLSPRSLIIMDELGRATSSSDGLAIAWSCCEFLLSVKAYTIFATHMENLSELATIYPNVKVLHFHVDINSNRLDFKFQLKDGPRHVPHYGLLLAEVAGLPRSVIDTARGITTRTTQKELKRMEVNYEQYNALQVVYRVAQRLLCLKYSSLDEDSIRQALQNIKESYIQGRV
- the LOC115727290 gene encoding DNA mismatch repair protein MSH4 isoform X5; translation: MQFYDPVVIIVSPNKLAPDSMVGVSELVDRFYPLVRKVVMARGCFDDTKGAMLVKNLAAKEPSALGLDSYYKQYYLCLAAAAATIKWTEAEKGVIVTNHSLPVTFNGSFDHMNIDATSVQNLEIIDPFHSSLLGTTNKKRSLFHTLKTTKTIGGTRLLRANLLQPLKDIETINARLDCLDELMSNEQLFFGLSQVLRKFPKETDRILCHFCFKLKKVTSGSLGFDHARKSQLLISSIILLKTALDALPLLSTVLKEANSSLLVNIHKSVCENQNYAAIRKRIGEVIDEDVLHARVPFVARTQQCFAVKTGIDGLLDIARRSFCDTSEAIHNLATQYREEFKLPNLKLPFNNRQGFYFSIPQKDIQGKLPSKFIQVVKHGNNIHCSTLELASLNVRNKSAAAECFIRTEICLEALLDAIRENASVLTLLAEVLCLLDMIVNSFAHGISTKPVDQYSRPQFTENGPLAVDAGRHPILESIHNDFVSNSIFLSEASNMVIVTGPNMSGKSTYLQQVCLIIILAQIGCYVPARFSTIKVVDRIFTRMGSMDNLESNSSTFMTEMKETSFIMQNLSPRSLIIMDELGRATSSSDGLAIAWSCCEFLLSVKAYTIFATHMENLSELATIYPNVKVLHFHVDINSNRLDFKFQLKDGPRHVPHYGLLLAEVAGLPRSVIDTARGITTRTTQKELKRMEVNYEQYNALQVVYRVAQRLLCLKYSSLDEDSIRQALQNIKESYIQGRV